A part of Muntiacus reevesi chromosome 12, mMunRee1.1, whole genome shotgun sequence genomic DNA contains:
- the LOC136144904 gene encoding myelin P2 protein: MSNKFLGTWKLVSSENFDEYMKALGVGLATRKLGNLAKPRVIISKKGDIITIRTESPFKNTEISFKLGQEFEETTADNRKTKSTVTLARGSLNQVQKWDGKETTIKRKLVDGKMVVECKMKDVVCTRIYEKV, encoded by the exons ATGAGCAACAAATTCTTAGGCACCTGGAAACTTGTCTCCAGTGAGAACTTTGATGAATACATGAAAGCTCTGG GTGTGGGATTAGCCACCAGAAAACTGGGAAATTTGGCCAAACCCAGAGTGATCATCAGCAAGAAAGGGGATATTATAACTATAAGAACTGAAAGTCCCTTTAAAAATACAGAGATCTCCTTCAAGCTAGGCCAGGAATTTGAAGAAACCACAGCtgacaacagaaaaacaaag AGCACTGTAACCTTGGCAAGAGGCTCACTGAATCAAGTACAGaaatgggatggcaaagagacaACAATAAAGAGAAAGTTGGTGGATGGGAAAATGGTGGTG gaATGTAAGATGAAGGATGTGGTCTGCACCAGAATTTATgagaaggtttga